One window from the genome of Paramisgurnus dabryanus chromosome 24, PD_genome_1.1, whole genome shotgun sequence encodes:
- the LOC135740965 gene encoding vitellogenin-like, giving the protein MRAVVLALTVALVACQQINLVPEFAPDKTYVYNYEALLLGGLPQEGLARAGIKVSSKVHLTAVTENIFLMKLMDPLLHEYGGIWPRDSFIPATKLTAALAAQLQIPIKFEYAHGVVGKVFAPAGVSPTVLNLHRGILNILQLNLKKTQNIYELQEAGAQGVCRTHYVINEDQKSNHIIVTKSKDLSHCHDRIMKDIGLAYTERCSECTRRDKSLIETATYNYIMKPSANGVLITEATVEEVHQFSPFNEIHGAALMEAKQTLTFVEIEKNPIVPNKADYLARGSLRYEFATEVLQSPIHLMKISDAPAQVVEVLKHLVSNNMAVVHDDAPLKFVQLIQLLRVSTWENIEAIWAQFKDKPIYRRWLLDALPAVGTPVVVKFIKEKFLAGELKNPEFIQALVMALQMVTADLETIQFTASLAMNEKVAAIPAVREVVMLGYGSMIAKHCDAVPNCPPELLKPIHDIAAEAIAKNDIHEISLALKVLGNAGHPASLKTITKVLPGLRSAATTLPIKVQVDAILALRNIAKKEPKLVQPLALQLLVDRALHPEVRMVACIVLFESRPSVALVSSLAGALRLETNMHVASFAYSHIKSLTRITAPDMASVAGAANVAIKLMSRKLDRLSYYFSRALELDIYHTPLMIGAAGSAYIVNDGATILPRAVIAKARAYLAGAAADVIEIGVRTEGIQEAFKQSPAGDQNADVLTNIRHTIRALTNWKALPNNQPLASVYMKFFGQEVAFVNIDKTVIEQAIPLVTGQKQRELLREALKALQEGFSVQYAKPLLAAEVRRILPTAVGLPMELSLYTAAVAAATVNVKATITPPLPEQHDTLTLEQLKRTDIHLQVEARPSVALQTFAVMGVNTALIQASVMAKGKIRTILPGKVAARADLLKGNYKVELQPVEVPEHIATMSFETLAVVRNIEDPTAERIVPLVSELSVQNSQTVSGEQSSERTYYGRSADVRSVRSTAPLHKTMCYVVPYIEIKGCVEVNSHNAAFIKDAPLFYIIGQHSARVAIARADGPAVERLELEVQVGPKAAEMLNKQINLIDDSTPEGKTILLKLREILQAEAKNAPASSKSSSSSSSRSSSSRINRSSSSSSSSSSSSSSSSISSSRMSKNPTIIEPFRKFHKDRYLSPHGASKARSSGSSGSSFEKIQKQTKFLGNAIPPVFAVFARAVRVDRKLLGYQLAYYFDRPTERVQLVVSSIAENDNMKICADGALLSKHKVMAKVAWGPECQQYAVTAKAEAGVLGEFPAARLELEWERVPVIVTNYAKKLSKQISMAALQAGFKLARATNSEKEIELTAALPNQRTLNVIARIPEMTMSRMAIHLPYAVPINPDGTFSIHIDEDVLTWLTNWRNN; this is encoded by the exons ATGAGAGCTGTAGTGCTTGCCTTGACAGTGGCCCTTGTGG CATGTCAACAGATTAACCTTG TTCCTGAGTTTGCCCCTGATAAGACCTATGTGTACAACTATGAGGCTTTGCTCTTGGGTGGTCTGCCTCAAGAAGGTCTGGCCAGAGCAGGAATAAAAGTCAGCAGCAAGGTTCATCTCACCGCTGTGACAGAAAATATCTTCCTGATGAAg CTTATGGATCCTCTGCTCCACGAGTATGGCGGCATCTGGCCCAGGGATTCTTTTATTCCTGCCACTAAACTCACTGCAGCACTGGCTGCTCAGCTTCAGATTCCCATCAAGTTTGAGTACGCTCATGGTGTTGTTGGAAAGGTATTTGCCCCAGCAGGAGTTTCCCCTACTGTTTTGAACTTGCACAGAGGAATCCTCAACATCCTTCAGCTCAACCTCAAGAAGACCCAGAACATTTATGAACTTCAAGAG GCTGGAGCTCAGGGAGTGTGCAGGACCCACTATGTCATCAATGAGGATCAAAAGTCAAACCACATTATTGTCACAAAGTCTAAGGACCTCAGCCACTGTCATGACAGAATCATGAAGGACATTGGCTTGGCATACACCGAGAGATGTTCTGAATGCACACGg AGGGATAAGAGTCTGATTGAAACTGCAACTTACAACTACATAATGAAACCATCCGCAAACGGTGTACTGATAACTGAAGCAACAGTTGAGGAAGTGCATCAGTTCTCACCCTTCAATGAGATTCATGGTGCTGCTCTGATGGAGGCAAA ACAAACCTTGACTTTTGTTGAGATTGAGAAGAACCCAATTGTTCCCAACAAAGCTGATTACTTGGCCCGTGGATCCCTGCGGTATGAGTTTGCAACTGAGGTTCTTCAGTCACCAATTCACTTAATGAAGATCAGCGATGCACCAGCCCAG GTTGTAGAAGTCCTGAAGCACTTGGTTTCTAACAATATGGCTGTGGTCCATGATGATGCTCCTCTCAAGTTTGTTCAGCTCATTCAGCTCCTCCGTGTTTCCACCTGGGAGAATATTGAGGCTATCTGGGCTCAATTCAAGGACAAACCAATTTACAG GCGCTGGCTTCTGGATGCTCTTCCTGCTGTTGGGACACCAGTCGTTGTAAAATTCATTAAGGAGAAGTTCCTTGCTGGTGAACTTAAAAATCCTGAATTCATTCAGGCTCTTGTGATGGCTCTGCAAATGGTCACTGCTGATTTGGAAACCATCCAGTTCACTGCT AGTTTGGCAATGAATGAGAAAGTCGCTGCAATCCCCGCAGTACGTGAAGTGGTCATGCTTGGATATGGTTCTATGATTGCCAAACACTGTGATGCAGTACCCAACTGCCCTCCTGAGCTCCTCAAG CCTATCCACGATATCGCTGCCGAAGCCATTGCCAAAAACGACATTCATGAAATCTCATTGGCTTTGAAAGTTCTTGGCAATGCTGGTCACCCTGCTAGTCTTAAAACAATAACGAAGGTCCTGCCAGGACTTAGATCTGCAGCTACTACTCTGCCCATTAAAGTCCAGGTTGATGCCATCTTGGCCCTGAGGAACATTGCCAAGAAGGAGCCAAAATTG GTTCAGCCACTGGCCTTGCAGCTCTTAGTGGACAGGGCTCTCCACCCTGAAGTGCGCATGGTTGCTTGTATTGTGTTGTTCGAGTCAAGGCCCTCAGTAGCTCTCGTCTCCAGTCTTGCTGGTGCCTTGAGACTTGAGACCAACATGCACGTGGCAAGCTTTGCCTATTCTCACATTAAGTCTTTGACCAGAATCACTGCTCCTGATATGGCATCTGT GGCTGGTGCAGCAAATGTTGCCATCAAACTTATGAGCCGCAAGCTGGACAGGCTTAGTTACTATTTCAGCAGAGCCCTTGAGCTGGATATCTATCATA CTCCTCTAATGATTGGAGCTGCTGGTAGTGCCTATATAGTCAATGATGGTGCCACCATCCTGCCCAGAGCTGTCATAGCTAAAGCACGTGCCTACCTAGCTGGAGCTGCTGCTGATGTTATTGAG ATTGGTGTGAGAACTGAAGGAATCCAGGAAGCTTTTAAGCAATCACCTGCTGGAGATCAAAATGCTGACGTTCTCACAAATATAAGGCACACAATAAGAGCA CTCACCAACTGGAAGGCTCTGCCAAACAATCAGCCATTGGCTTCAGTCTACATGAAATTCTTTGGACAAGAAGTGGCTTTTGTCAACATTGACAAGACTGTTATTGAACAAGCAATACCG CTTGTTACTGGACAAAAGCAACGTGAACTGTTAAGGGAAGCCCTTAAAGCATTGCAGGAAGGATTTTCCGTGCAGTATGCCAAACCCCTGTTAGCAGCTGAAGTGCGTCGTATCTTACCAACAGCAGTTGGTCTGCCAATGGAGCTCAGTTTGTATACTGCTGCTGTTGCTGCAGCAACCGTCAATG TTAAGGCCACTATCACACCTCCTCTTCCTGAGCAGCATGACACCTTAACTCTTGAACAGCTGAAGAGGACTGATATTCATCTGCAAGTTGAAGCTAGACCAAG TGTTGCTCTGCAGACCTTTGCTGTGATGGGAGTAAACACGGCCTTGATCCAAGCTTCTGTAATGGCCAAAGGAAAGATCCGTACAATCCTCCCTGGAAAGGTAGCTGCAAGAGCAGACCTCCTTAAGGGCAACTACAAGGTCGAGCTCCAGCCTGTTGAGGTTCCTGAACATATTGCTACCATGAG CTTTGAGACCCTTGCTGTGGTCAGAAATATCGAAGATCCCACTGCTGAGAGGATTGTTCCTTTGGTATCAGAGTTATCCGTTCAAAACTCTCAGACTGTTTCTGGTGAACAG TCTTCCGAGCGAACTTATTATGGTAGGTCGGCTGATGTCCGGTCTGTGAGATCGACTGCTCCACTGCACAAGACTATGTGTTATGTTGTCCCATACATTGAAATCAAGGGATGCGTTGAGGTGAACTCCCACAATGCTGCTTTTATCAAGGATGCTCCACTATTCTACATAATTGGACAGCATTCAGCACGTGTTGCTATAGCAAGAG ctgatggtcctgcagttgaAAGATTGGAGCTTGAGGTCCAAGTTGGCCCTAAAGCAGCTGAGATGCTCAATAAGCAAATCAACCTTATTGATGACAGTACTCCAGAGGGAAAGACCATCCTGTTGAAACTGAGGGAAATCCTGCAGGCTGAAGCCAAAAACGCTCCTGCATCTTCTAAGAGTAGCAGCAGCAGTAGCAGCAGAAGCAGCAGCAGCCGCATCAACCGTTCCAGCAGCTCCAGCAGCTCCAGCAGCTCCAGCAGTTCAAGCTCCTCCATTTCCAGCTCTCGCATGAGTAAG AATCCCACCATCATTGAGCCTTTTAGGAAATTCCACAAAGATCGG TACCTGTCACCCCATGGAGCCTCAAAGGCAAGAAGCAGTGGAAGTTCTGGATCTAGTTTTGAGAAGATTCAGAAACAA aCTAAGTTCCTTGGAAACGCTATCCCACCTGTTTTTGCCGTCTTTGCCCGTGCTGTGAGAGTTGACCGAAAGCTCCTGGGCTACCAACTTGCTTATTATTTTGACAGGCCAACTGAAAGAGTGCAGCTTGTTGTGTCCTCAATTGCTGAAAATGACAACATGAAGATTTGTGCTGATGGTGCCCTGCTTAGCAAGCACAAAGTCATG GCAAAGGTTGCTTGGGGTCCAGAGTGTCAACAATATGCAGTCACTGCCAAAGCTGAGGCTGGTGTTCTTGGAGAATTCCCTGCCGCCCGTCTGGAGCTGGAATGGGAAAGAGTTCCAGTAATTGTCACCAACTATGCCAAAAA GCTGTCTAAGCAAATCTCTATGGCAGCTCTCCAAGCAGGATTCAAACTTGCAAGAGCAACAAACAGCGAGAAAGAGATTGAACTGACTGCAGCCTTGCCAAATCAAAGGACCCTGAATGTCATTGCTAGGATTCCAGAG ATGACAATGTCAAGAATGGCGATTCATCTCCCTTATGCTGTTCCCATCAATCCAGATGGAACTTTTTCCATTCATATTGATGAGGATGTTCTGACTTGGCTTACCAACTGGAGGAATAATTAA
- the LOC135740966 gene encoding vitellogenin-like, with translation MRAVVLALTVALVACQQINLVPEFAPGKTYVYNYEAQLLGGLPQEGLARAGIKVSSKVHLTAVTENIFLMKLMDPLLHEYGGIWPRDSFIPATKLTAALAAQLQIPIKFEYANGVVGKVFAPAGVSPTVMNLHRGILNILQLNLKKTQNIYELQEAGAQGVCRTQYVINEDQKSNHIIVTKSKDLSHCHDRIMKDIGLAYTERCSECTKRDKSLIETATYNYIMKPAANGVLITEATVEEVHQFSPFNEIHGAALMEAKQTLTFVEIEKNPVVPNKADYLARGSLQYEFTTEVLQTPIHLMKISDAPAQIIEVLKHLVSNNMAVVHDDAPLKFLQLIQLLRVATWENIEAIWAQFKDKPVYRRWLLDALPAVGTPVVVKFIKEKFLAGELNNPEFIQALVMALQMVTADLETIQFTASLAMNEKVAAIPAVREVVMLGYGSMIAKHCDAVPNCPPELLRPIHDIAAEAIAKNDIREISLALKVLGNAGHPASLKTITKVLPGLRSAATTLPIKVQVDAILALRNIAKKEPKQVQPLALQLLVDRALHPEVRMVACIVLFESKPSVALVSSLAGALRLESNMHVASFAYSHIKSLTRITAPDMASVAGAANVAIKLLSRKLDRLSYYYSRALQLDIYHTPLMFGAAGSAYMINDGATILPRAVVAKARAYLAGAAADVLEIGVRTEGIQEAIQQSPAADQSADHITKIRHTIRAITNWKALPDNQPLASVYMKLFGQEVAFVNIDKTVIEQAIPLATGQKQRELLREALKALQEGFAVQYAKPMLAMEVRRILPTSVGVPMELSLYTAAVVAATVNVKATITPPLPEQPETTTLEQLKRTDIHLQAEAKPSVALHTFAVMGVNTAFIQAAIMARAKTHLILPGKVAARADLLKGNYKVEALPVEVPEHIATLSFETLAVVRNIEDPTAERIVPLVPELSVQNSQTNSGEKSSERTYYGVSSEVWSVRSTAPLHKTMCYVVPYIEIKGCVEVNSHNAAFIKDSPLFYIIGQHSARVALARGDGPAVERLELEVQVGPKAAEMLNKQINLIDDNTPEGKTILLKLREILQAEAKNAPASSKSSSSRSSSSSSSRSSRSRINRSSSSSSSSSSSSSMSSSLMSKNPTIIEPFRKFHKDRYLAPHGASKARSSGSSGSSFEVIQKQAKFLGNSIPPVFAVFARVVRVDRKHLGYQLAAYFDKPTERVQLVVSSIAENDNMKICADGSLLSKHKVMAKVAWGPECQQYQVTAKAEAGVLGEFPAVRLELEWERVPIIVTNYAKKLSKQISMAALQAGFKLARATNSEKEIELTAALPNQRTLNVIARIPEMTMSRMAIHLPYAVPINPDGTLSSHIDEDVLTWLKNQL, from the exons ATGAGAGCTGTTGTGCTTGCCCTGACAGTGGCCCTTGTGG catGTCAACAGATTAACCTTG TTCCTGAGTTTGCCCCTGGTAAGACCTATGTGTACAACTATGAAGCTCAGCTCTTGGGTGGTCTGCCTCAAGAAGGTCTGGCCAGAGCAGGAATAAAAGTTAGCAGCAAGGTTCATCTTACTGCTGTGACAGAAAATATCTTCCTGATGAAg CTCATGGATCCTCTGCTCCACGAATATGGCGGCATCTGGCCCAGGGATTCTTTCATTCCTGCCACTAAACTCACTGCAGCACTGGCTGCTCAGCTTCAGATTCCCATCAAGTTTGAGTACGCTAATGGTGTGGTTGGAAAGGTATTTGCCCCAGCAGGAGTTTCCCCTACTGTCATGAACTTGCACAGAGGAATCCTCAACATCCTTCAGCTCAACCTCAAGAAGACCCAGAACATTTATGAACTGCAAGAG GCTGGAGCTCAGGGAGTGTGCAGGACCCAATATGTCATCAATGAGGATCAAAAGTCAAACCACATTATTGTCACCAAGTCTAAGGACCTCAGCCACTGTCATGACAGAATCATGAAGGACATTGGCTTGGCATACACCGAGAGATGTTCTGAATGCACAAAG AGGGATAAGAGTCTAATTGAAACTGCAACTTACAACTACATCATGAAACCAGCTGCAAACGGTGTACTGATAACTGAAGCAACAGTTGAGGAAGTGCATCAGTTCTCACCCTTCAATGAGATTCATGGTGCTGCTCTGATGGAAGCAAA ACAAACCTTGACTTTTGTTGAGATTGAGAAGAATCCAGTCGTTCCCAACAAAGCTGATTACTTGGCCCGTGGATCCCTGCAGTATGAGTTTACAACTGAGGTTCTTCAGACACCTATTCACTTAATGAAGATCAGCGATGCACCAGCCCAG ATCATTGAGGTCCTTAAGCACTTGGTTAGTAACAATATGGCTGTGGTCCATGATGATGCTCCTCTGAAGTTTCTTCAGCTCATTCAGCTTCTCCGTGTTGCCACCTGGGAGAATATTGAGGCTATCTGGGCTCAATTCAAGGACAAACCAGTTTACAG GCGCTGGCTCCTGGATGCTCTTCCTGCTGTTGGGACACCAGTCGTTGTAAAATTCATTAAGGAGAAGTTTCTGGCTGGTGAACTTAACAATCCTGAATTCATTCAGGCTCTTGTGATGGCTTTGCAAATGGTCACTGCTGATTTGGAAACCATCCAGTTCACTGCT AGTTTGGCAATGAATGAGAAAGTCGCTGCAATCCCAGCAGTGCGTGAAGTGGTCATGCTTGGATATGGTTCTATGATCGCCAAACACTGTGATGCAGTACCAAACTGCCCTCCTGAGCTCCTCAGG CCCATCCACGATATTGCTGCAGAAGCCATTGCCAAAAACGACATTCGTGAAATCTCATTGGCTTTGAAAGTTCTAGGCAATGCTGGTCACCCTGCCAGTCTTAAAACAATCACAAAGGTCCTTCCGGGACTAAGATCTGCAGCTACTACTCTGCCCATTAAAGTCCAGGTTGATGCCATCTTGGCCCTGAGGAACATTGCTAAGAAGGAGCCAAAACAG GTTCAGCCACTTGCCTTGCAGCTCTTAGTGGACAGGGCTCTCCACCCTGAAGTGCGCATGGTTGCttgtattgtgttgtttgaGTCAAAGCCCTCAGTGGCTCTCGTCTCCAGCCTTGCTGGTGCTTTGAGACTTGAGAGTAACATGCACGTGGCAAGCTTTGCCTATTCTCACATTAAGTCTTTGACCAGAATCACTGCTCCTGATATGGCATCTGT tgctGGTGCAGCAAATGTTGCCATCAAACTCCTGAGCCGCAAGCTGGACAGGCTTAGTTACTATTACAGCAGAGCCCTTCAGCTGGATATCTATCATA CTCCTCTAATGTTTGGAGCTGCTGGTAGTGCCTATATGATCAATGATGGTGCCACCATCCTGCCCAGAGCTGTCGTAGCTAAAGCACGTGCCTACCTAGCTGGAGCTGCTGCTGATGTTCTTGAG ATTGGCGTGAGAACTGAAGGAATCCAGGAAGCTATTCAGCAATCACCTGCTGCAGATCAAAGTGCTGACCATATCACAAAGATAAGGCACACAATAAGAGCA ATCACCAACTGGAAGGCTCTACCAGACAATCAGCCATTGGCTTCAGTCTACATGAAATTATTTGGACAAGAAGTGGCTTTTGTCAACATTGACAAGACTGTTATTGAACAAGCAATACCG CTTGCTACTGGACAAAAACAACGTGAACTGTTAAGGGAAGCCCTTAAAGCATTGCAGGAAGGATTTGCAGTGCAATATGCCAAACCTATGTTAGCAATGGAAGTGCGTCGTATCTTGCCAACATCTGTTGGTGTGCCCATGGAGCTCAGTTTGTATACTGCTGCTGTTGTAGCTGCAACCGTCAACG TTAAGGCCACTATTACACCTCCTCTTCCTGAGCAGCCTGAGACCACCACTCTTGAGCAACTGAAGAGGACTGACATTCATCTACAAGCTGAAGCTAAACCAAG TGTTGCTCTGCACACATTTGCTGTGATGGGAGTAAACACTGCCTTCATCCAAGCAGCTATAATGGCCCGAGCAAAGACCCATTTAATTCTCCCTGGAAAAGTAGCTGCAAGAGCAGACCTCCTTAAGGGCAACTACAAGGTGGAGGCCCTGCCTGTTGAGGTTCCTGAACATATTGCTACTTTGAG CTTTGAGACTCTTGCTGTGGTCAGAAATATTGAAGATCCCACTGCTGAGAGGATTGTTCCTTTGGTACCAGAGTTGTCTGTTCAAAACTCTCAGACTAATTCTGGTGAAAAG TCTTCCGAGCGAACTTATTATGGTGTATCGTCTGAGGTCTGGTCTGTAAGATCCACTGCTCCACTGCACAAGACTATGTGTTATGTTGTCCCATACATTGAAATCAAGGGATGCGTTGAGGTGAACTCCCACAATGCTGCTTTTATCAAGGATTCTCCACTATTCTACATAATTGGACAGCATTCAGCACGCGTTGCTTTAGCAAGAG gtgatggtcctgcagttgaAAGATTGGAGCTTGAGGTCCAAGTTGGCCCTAAAGCAGCTGAGATGCTCAATAAGCAAATCAACCTTATTGATGACAATACTCCAGAGGGAAAGACCATCCTGTTGAAACTGAGGGAAATCCTGCAGGCTGAAGCCAAAAACGCTCCTGCATCTTCGAAGAGTAGCAGCAGCAGAAGCAGTAGCAGCAGTAGTAGCAGAAGCAGCAGGAGCCGCATCAACCGTTCCAGCAGTTCCAGCAGCTCCAGCAGTTCAAGCTCCTCCATGTCCAGCTCTCTCATGAGTAAG AATCCCACCATTATTGAACCTTTTAGGAAATTTCACAAAGATCGG TACCTGGCACCCCATGGAGCTTCAAAGGCAAGAAGCAGTGGAAGTTCTGGATCTAGTTTTGAGGTCATTCAGAAACAA GCTAAGTTCCTTGGAAACTCTATCCCACCTGTTTTTGCCGTTTTTGCCCGTGTTGTGAGAGTTGACCGAAAACACCTGGGCTACCAACTTGCTGCTTATTTTGACAAGCCAACTGAAAGAGTTCAACTTGTTGTGTCCTCAATTGCTGAAAATGACAACATGAAGATTTGTGCTGATGGTTCCCTGCTTAGCAAGCACAAAGTCATG GCCAAGGTTGCTTGGGGTCCAGAGTGTCAACAATATCAAGTCACTGCTAAAGCTGAGGCTGGTGTTCTTGGAGAATTCCCTGCTGTCCGTCTGGAGCTGGAATGGGAAAGAGTTCCAATAATTGTCACCAACTATGCCAAAAA GCTGTCTAAGCAAATCTCTATGGCAGCTCTCCAGGCAGGATTCAAACTTGCAAGAGCAACAAACAGCGAGAAAGAGATTGAACTGACTGCAGCCTTGCCAAATCAAAGGACTCTGAATGTCATTGCTAGGATTCCAGAG ATGACAATGTCAAGAATGGCGATTCATCTCCCTTATGCTGTTCCCATCAATCCAGATGGAACTCTTTCTAGTCATATTGATGAGGATGTTCTGACCTGGCTTAAGAACCAATTGTAG